Within Ramlibacter henchirensis, the genomic segment CGGTCGCCAACTCGCGCCAGGCGACGCCTTCGCGGCCCTGCTCGCGCAGCCGCCGCACCTGGGCCACGTCGCCGGCGTTCACCGCATCGGCCAGCTGCCCGATGCCGCTCTTCGAGTCGAAGCGATGGCTTCGCCGCAGCATCACCACCGCTTGGTCGAGCGGCTCGCCGTTCTTGTCGACCAGCGCAGGCGGCACGACTTCCCCGGTGGCGTCCAGAACCCAGCGCGCCGTCTCCGGCAGGAAGTGCCCGCCATCGGCGCGCCGGCACAGCTCGCCCAGCAGGCCGCCGGCTTCGACGGAAGCGAGCTGGTCCTTGTCGCCGAGCAGGATCAGCCGCGCGCGCGGCGGCAGCGCGGCGACCAACGCCGCCATCGCCTCGAGTCCGACCATGGACGCCTCGTCCAGCACCAGCACGTCCAGCGGCAGCGGGTTGTGCTCGTCGTGCCGGAAGCCGCGCCGCATCGGCGAGCTGCCGAGCAGACGGTGCACGGTCTCGACCTGCGACGGAATCGCGGCTCGCATGAGTTCAGGCGAGCCGAGCTGCGCCAGCGGCAGCGCATCCACGGCACGCGAGATGGAATCGTTCAGCCGCGCAGCCGCCTTGCCCGTGGGCGCGGCCAGCCGGATGCGCAGGCGCCGCGCACCGCCATCGGCGCCCCGGGCTGCGATGTGCTGCAGCAGCGCTAACAGCTTGACCACGGTGGTGGTCTTGCCCGTGCCGGGCCCGCCGGTGACCACCGCGAAGCGCGAGCGCGTCGCCAATGCGCAGGCCACCTTCTGCCAGTCGGGGCCCTCGCCGCTGCCGGGGAACAGAAGATCGAGCGCTCCGCGCAGCCGCGGCGGCGACGCAGCGCCGTCGTCGGACACGAGCCGCGCCTGCAACGCCTTCCGCACGGACTGCTCGTGCTGCCAGTAACGCCGCAGGTACAGCCGCGTGCCGGCCAGCACCAGCGGCGTGGCGCCCTCGCCGGCGGCGACCAGGTGCTGCTGCGTCAGAACCGCGCGCCACTCGCGCAACGAGGTGGAACCAACTTCGCGCAGCAGCCCTTGCGCTGGCTCGAGCGTGTCCACCTCGTCGTCGGGCGGCAGCGCCAGGGTCTCGCCCGCATCCGAGGCCAATGCCGCCAGATCGAGGCAGACGTGGCCGCGGCCGAGCTGGTGGCTGGCCAGAGCCGCCGCGAGCAGGAGCCGCCCGGGCGCGTCCGGAGCTTCAGCGGCGATGAACGCGGCGAACGCGTAATCGACTTCGCGTAGCCAGCCTGCATCCACCCAGGCGCGCAGCGCTTCGAGCACGTCGCTCATGCGGCCTCCGCAGCGTGCCCGGCGAACAGCCGGTCCATGGCTTCGATCAGCTCGCGCGGCGGCCGCTCCATGTGCAGCCCCTGCCCTGCCCCCGCATGGCCGCGAAGGAACAGGTACACCGCGCCGCCCACGTGGCGGTCGTAGTCGTAGTCCGGCAGCCTCGAGCGCAGCAGCCGGTGCAGCGCGAACAGGTACAGCGCGTACTGCAGCTCGTAGCGCTTGCCGAGCACCTCGTCCCGCATCGCACGAGGCGTGTACGCGGCGTCATTCGGCCCGAGCCAGTTCGACTTGTAGTCGGCGACGTAGTAGCGCCCCTCGTGTTCGAACACCAGGTCGATGAAGCCTTTGAGCATTCCGTTGAGCTGTTGCGGCGCGACCGGAGGCCGCGCCAGCCCACCGAGCGTGTGCCGGGTCACCAGCGCATCGAGGGCCGCGACGTTCACGCCGGACGCGCCGATCCAGAACTCCATCTCGACCTGGTAGGCGCGAAGCGCTGCCGGGGCGACCGGCATGCTGCCGGGCGCCAGCGGAAAAAGGTCCAGCGGCGTGCGCAACCACGCGGCCAGCCAATCGCGCAGCGTGGCCTCGTGCACGGACCAGGGCGCCGGGCGGCAGCGGCGCGCAAGCTGCGCCTGCAATCCCTGGGGCGCCGCCGCCACGGACTCGAAGCGCTCGCGCCCGGCCCACTCGAGCAGCCCATGCAGGAACGTTCCGGCCGCCGCGCCGCGCGGGAACGCATGCAGGCTTCCGGCGTCTGCACCACCTGCATTCGCAGCCGGCGCAGCCTCCTCGCCCTCTTCTTCCAGGTAGTTCGCCTCTTCCGGCGTCTGCGGAGCCGCCGTGTTGGCGGACCCGGCCAGCAGCCGTGAATAACTGGAGATCCACCAGCGCTCACGCTGCGCCTTCGCATGCAGCTCTTCGCCGGGCACGAGCGGCGGCCGGGTGGCAGCGGCATAGCTTTCATCCGATTCGAGCTGCGGAGTGGCAACAGCGACGGCATCGCAGCCGGCGAACGCGTTCTCCAGCAGCGGGCGCAACTGTCCCGGCGCCACTTCGCGGCCCTCGCCGAGCAGCCATCCGATGGCGGTGTTCGCCCAGGCCTCGGCGGGCGCCAGCCCGATCCAGGTGGCATGCCGCGCCCGCGTCATCGCGACGTACAGCTTGCGCAGGTCCTCGCCCAGACGTTCCAGATCGGCGCGCTGCACGGCCTGTGCATCGGGCGCGAGTTCGAGCCGCACGGCGCCGTACTCGTCGTGCCAGCGCAGCGGCGGCGAGTTCCCCTCCTCGCGCCGGCACGCGACGGCGAACGGCAGGAACACCAGCGGGTACTCAAGCCCCTTGGACTTGTGCACCGTCACCACCTTGAGCAGGTCGGCGTCGCTTTCCAGTCGCAGCTGGCGCTCCTCGGCCGTGACGAGGTCGTCCTCCCGCTGCTCGGCGAGCCAGCGCACCAGCGCATGCTCGCCCTGCAGCAGCGTGCTCGCGTGCTGCAGCAGTTCCGACAGGTGCAGCACGTCGGTGAGCTGGCGCTCGTCGTCCTGCGCCAGCAATCGTGCGGGCACGCCGAAGTCGTGCAGCAGGCGGCGCAGCATCGGCAGCACGCCCTGGCGCCGCCACTGGCGCCGGTACTCGTGGAACTGCTGGAGCCGTTCCTCCCAGTGCAGCTCGTCCTGGTTCAGGCGCTCCAGCGCGGCCCAGTCCAGCGCCAGCAGCCGCGTGCCCAGCGCGGCGCGCAGCCGGCGCGGATCGTCGGGCTCCGCGCAGGCCTGCAGCAGACGCTGCAGCTCGCCGGCCGAGGCCGTGCGGAACACCGTGTCGCTCTCCGACAGGTAGACGCTGCGCACGCCGCGTGAGCGAAGTGCATGCCGCACGCAGGCCGCTTCGATGCGATTGTTCACCAGCACCGCGATGTCGCGAGGACGCAGCGGCTGCGGCGCACCATGCTGATCCACGAAACCTGCCTGGCCGCCCTGCTTCGCGAGGTTCAGCAGCCGCACGATCTCGCCCGCGCAGGCGCCGGCCATCGCTTCGCGGTACTCGCTGGCCTTCGGTGCGCGGCCCCCAGGATCGTGGCACCACGCAGTGAGCGCCGGGGCGTCCGCACCCTGGACCTGCCAGCGCTCCTTGCGTCCGCGGGCGCCGACCGGAAGGAACGGCAGCGGATCCTGCGACGCATCCCGGAACAGGAAGGCGCCCGGCCCGGCGCGCCGCTCGGCAAGTCCAAAGAGGTGGTTCACCGCATCGACCATCTCCTGCGACGAGCGATGGTTGGTGCCCAGCGTGAACAGCCGTCCCGCCATGTCGCGCCGCGCGGCCAGGTAGGTGTAGATGTCGGCGCCGCGGAAGGCGTAGATCGCCTGCTTGGGGTCGCCGATCAGCACCATCGACGCATCGGGCGTGTCGCCGTAGATGCGCCGGAAGATGCCGTACTGCACCGGGTCCGTGTCCTGGAACTCGTCCACCAGTGCGACCGGGAACTGCCGGCGGATCAGCGCCGCGAGCCGCTCGCCGTTGGCCGGGTCGTGCAGCGCACGATGCAGCTGCGTGAGCAGGTCGTCGAAGCCCATCTCGGCGCGCCGCCGCTGCTCCTTCGCGAGCCGGCCCGCGACCCACCTGGCCGCGTGGGTCAGCACGCGATCCCGGCCATCGGGCAGCGAGCGCAGTTCGGCCGGGAGTGCTTCGATGGCCGCGAGGCCGGGGTGGTCGAAAGGCGTGCCGCTTTTCCACGCGTCGGCCAGGCCACGGGGTGTCAGCCGCCCCCAGACTTTCTTGTCTTCGGCGACCGGCCACAAATCTTCGTTTCGCGCCCAGGCCGCGAACCTGTCGAGCCACTCATTGAAATACCGCGGCTGGAGCTTCTTGCCGTCCACCTGCCTGGCCGCGCAAGCCCGCTCGAGGAGCCCGCGCAGTTCATCAGCCCACTGCGCCCACGGCGCCTTCAACTCGCCGAGCCGCCGGGTCGACGCTTCGCGTGCCTCCAGCAAGGCCCGCGCGGGCTCCGGAGCTTCTGCCAACTGGCCCACGTGCGGCAGCAGCTTCATCAGCCGCTCGCGCAGGACGTCCGGCCCGCCCCACCACTCGCGCACCCGCTGCGCATCCTCCAGCGGCAGCGGATAGAAGAACGTGCGCCAGTAGTCGCGCACCGCCTCGTCGAGCAGCTCGCGCTGGTCGGCCTGCAAGGTCTGCGTGAACAGGCTTCCGCTGTCGAACGCGTGCTCGCGCAGCATCCGGTAGCACCAGCCGTGGATCGTGGACACCGCGGCCTCGTCCATCCACTCGGCCGCCAGCTGCAGGCGGCGCGCGCACGCGGGCCATTCCTGCGGCGGGTAGGCGGCGCGCAGGTCGTGCAGCAGGTCCTGGCCGGGCTCGCGCGGCTCGACCTGGGCCGCGTCGCGGCGAAACGCTTGCGCAGCGTCGGCGAGCCGCGCGCGGATGCGATCGCGCAGCTCCTGCGTGGCCGCCTCGGTGAAGGTGACGACCAGGATCTCCGGCGGCGTCAGCGGGCCGGCCGCGGCTTCGCCGCCATGGCCCAGCACCAGCCGCAGGTAGAGCGCGGCGATCGTGAACGTCTTGCCGGTGCCGGCGCTGGCCTCGATCAGCGCGTTGCGGCCGAACGGCAGCGTGAGCGGATCCAAAGGGCGGGGCAGTGCTGCGCTCGTCACTCGCTTCCCCCGTTCGTGGGCGGCGTGCCCACCGCATCGCTGACCGGTTGCAGCAGCTCTCGCACCCACTCCCTGAACTCGTCACCGGCCCAGAGCGATTCGAAATCGGGATGGGCGCGCTGCAAGGCATCGGCGCCGCCTCGCCTGTTCCCCTTCGCGTCCGGCTCGACCTGAGTGCGATAGCAATCGCGCGCGGCTTCCTCCGCGGCCGCCTCATCGCCGCGTTCCAGCTTGCGCATCCACGCCGCCGCCACCTGCACGTCGAACGGCAGCGGCCTGCGCATGCCCTCCTGCCAGGCCCGCAGCACCGCGTCCCAGTGCTTTTGCACTTCGGCAGGCGCGAGCGGCTGGAAGCGGGCCGTGCCCGCCTTGCTCAGCACGATGGTCGTGAGCGGCTCGCCATCCAGGTGCCCGGCCAGGTGCGCCACCCAGTGCGGCACCAGGCGTTCGTACCGCCAGCAGCCCTTGTCCACGATGCCGCTGTAGTCGAGCACGAGCCGGGCGCGCCGGCCCGAGCCATCGCTGCGCAACGCGTCGAGCCAGTCCTCGACCGGCAGCGGCTCGTCCTGCGCGACAGGTTCATCGTCCAGTCGCTGCGGCCATTCGGCGAGCACCCGCGCATAGCCCTCGAACAGCCGCTCCATGGGCTCCATCAACTCGTCCCGGACCTGCCGCGCGAAAGCCCCATGGGGCAACTCGCCGCGCCGCGAGATGCGCTCCAGTTGCGCACGCATCGCGTCCTCGCGCGGCAAACCGCGGTCCACGGCCGTGCGCTGCACGCGGATCAACTCGCCCTGCAGCGTCCAGTTCTGCAGCCCGTCGATCACGAAGGGTTCCTCGTCCTCCGCCACCGGGTCGTCGTCGCGGAACGCGACGTTCAGCCGCTGTTCGAGGAACGCGCGCGCGGGATGCTTGAGCAGGTCACCGAGCTTCTTGAGCGTGAGCGGCTGCGTGGGAACCAGGGGCGGCAGCAGCTCAGTCCCGGCTCTCGCCACGGCCGGTTCAAGACTCGAGCGCCACTCGCGCGCATAGCTGAAAAGCCGCGGCGTGCCGCCG encodes:
- the recD gene encoding exodeoxyribonuclease V subunit alpha yields the protein MSDVLEALRAWVDAGWLREVDYAFAAFIAAEAPDAPGRLLLAAALASHQLGRGHVCLDLAALASDAGETLALPPDDEVDTLEPAQGLLREVGSTSLREWRAVLTQQHLVAAGEGATPLVLAGTRLYLRRYWQHEQSVRKALQARLVSDDGAASPPRLRGALDLLFPGSGEGPDWQKVACALATRSRFAVVTGGPGTGKTTTVVKLLALLQHIAARGADGGARRLRIRLAAPTGKAAARLNDSISRAVDALPLAQLGSPELMRAAIPSQVETVHRLLGSSPMRRGFRHDEHNPLPLDVLVLDEASMVGLEAMAALVAALPPRARLILLGDKDQLASVEAGGLLGELCRRADGGHFLPETARWVLDATGEVVPPALVDKNGEPLDQAVVMLRRSHRFDSKSGIGQLADAVNAGDVAQVRRLREQGREGVAWRELATDAALRPLVLDGGEPDGRVGLRHYLEVVQAQRPAAEAGPEAFEAWAANVLAAYSRFQLLCAVRRGPHGVERMNERVAQLLHREGLLPASQGWYCGRPVMVTANDYSLGLMNGDVGVTLELPGPDERGVLRVAFPSGEGRVRWVLPSRLQSVETVFAMTVHKSQGSEFEHVALLLPERDSRVLTRELVYTGITRARRWFTVAGSAGLLEVAVQRPTRRSGGLLLRSDEQAHQLGP
- the recB gene encoding exodeoxyribonuclease V subunit beta → MDPLTLPFGRNALIEASAGTGKTFTIAALYLRLVLGHGGEAAAGPLTPPEILVVTFTEAATQELRDRIRARLADAAQAFRRDAAQVEPREPGQDLLHDLRAAYPPQEWPACARRLQLAAEWMDEAAVSTIHGWCYRMLREHAFDSGSLFTQTLQADQRELLDEAVRDYWRTFFYPLPLEDAQRVREWWGGPDVLRERLMKLLPHVGQLAEAPEPARALLEAREASTRRLGELKAPWAQWADELRGLLERACAARQVDGKKLQPRYFNEWLDRFAAWARNEDLWPVAEDKKVWGRLTPRGLADAWKSGTPFDHPGLAAIEALPAELRSLPDGRDRVLTHAARWVAGRLAKEQRRRAEMGFDDLLTQLHRALHDPANGERLAALIRRQFPVALVDEFQDTDPVQYGIFRRIYGDTPDASMVLIGDPKQAIYAFRGADIYTYLAARRDMAGRLFTLGTNHRSSQEMVDAVNHLFGLAERRAGPGAFLFRDASQDPLPFLPVGARGRKERWQVQGADAPALTAWCHDPGGRAPKASEYREAMAGACAGEIVRLLNLAKQGGQAGFVDQHGAPQPLRPRDIAVLVNNRIEAACVRHALRSRGVRSVYLSESDTVFRTASAGELQRLLQACAEPDDPRRLRAALGTRLLALDWAALERLNQDELHWEERLQQFHEYRRQWRRQGVLPMLRRLLHDFGVPARLLAQDDERQLTDVLHLSELLQHASTLLQGEHALVRWLAEQREDDLVTAEERQLRLESDADLLKVVTVHKSKGLEYPLVFLPFAVACRREEGNSPPLRWHDEYGAVRLELAPDAQAVQRADLERLGEDLRKLYVAMTRARHATWIGLAPAEAWANTAIGWLLGEGREVAPGQLRPLLENAFAGCDAVAVATPQLESDESYAAATRPPLVPGEELHAKAQRERWWISSYSRLLAGSANTAAPQTPEEANYLEEEGEEAAPAANAGGADAGSLHAFPRGAAAGTFLHGLLEWAGRERFESVAAAPQGLQAQLARRCRPAPWSVHEATLRDWLAAWLRTPLDLFPLAPGSMPVAPAALRAYQVEMEFWIGASGVNVAALDALVTRHTLGGLARPPVAPQQLNGMLKGFIDLVFEHEGRYYVADYKSNWLGPNDAAYTPRAMRDEVLGKRYELQYALYLFALHRLLRSRLPDYDYDRHVGGAVYLFLRGHAGAGQGLHMERPPRELIEAMDRLFAGHAAEAA